In a single window of the Micromonospora sp. WMMD1155 genome:
- a CDS encoding ATP-binding cassette domain-containing protein, whose protein sequence is MLRIGDLAAGYRPDTPVLQHITVDLAAVAVHTVAGPNGAGKTTLLHTLAGHLRPTTGWILLDGRDVTGWTPVRAARAGVALAPQGRRLWPSLTVAEHLTVARPTARRPDSRTWAVDELLEMFPALAARLRHRGHQLSGGEQQMLTIARALRTAPRLLLCDEPTEGLAPTVAAHVTHALRDLPRHGVTILAAVPHARAAATLSDTVHVLADGRLTGPIATSDGQAEQALRDHLALVSPALPNRGQAHR, encoded by the coding sequence ATGCTGCGCATCGGTGACCTCGCCGCCGGCTACCGCCCCGACACCCCCGTCCTGCAACACATCACCGTCGATCTGGCGGCCGTCGCCGTGCACACCGTGGCCGGGCCCAACGGCGCCGGGAAGACCACCCTGCTGCACACCCTCGCCGGGCACCTGCGACCCACCACCGGGTGGATCCTGCTCGACGGCCGCGACGTGACCGGCTGGACGCCCGTCCGCGCCGCCCGCGCCGGGGTCGCCCTCGCCCCGCAGGGACGACGGCTGTGGCCGTCGCTGACCGTCGCCGAGCACCTCACCGTCGCCCGCCCGACCGCTCGCCGCCCGGACAGCCGGACCTGGGCGGTGGACGAACTGCTGGAGATGTTCCCGGCCCTCGCGGCCCGGCTGCGCCACCGCGGCCACCAGCTCTCCGGCGGGGAGCAGCAGATGCTCACCATCGCCCGCGCCCTACGCACCGCGCCCCGCCTGCTGCTGTGCGACGAACCCACCGAAGGACTCGCCCCCACCGTGGCCGCACACGTCACCCACGCGCTAAGGGACCTGCCCCGCCACGGCGTCACCATCCTCGCCGCCGTGCCGCACGCCCGCGCCGCCGCCACCCTCAGTGACACCGTCCACGTCCTCGCCGACGGACGCCTCACCGGACCCATCGCCACCAGCGACGGACAGGCCGAGCAGGCGCTGCGCGACCACCTCGCCCTGGTCTCACCCGCTCTGCCCAACCGTGGGCAGGCACACCGGTGA
- a CDS encoding methyltransferase domain-containing protein, with protein sequence MTATAPTQRYQFRNSPHQLHPLQEMLDPVTLDDLTRLGVNPGHTALDVGAGAGSIARHLCELVGRTGKVIAVDIDTSMLNPTGVLDVYQRDLRTQPLPVEPGTIDVATARCVLEHLPNRHPLLHQMINALRPGGHLVLGEIVYAPVSAHAPADSDNDLVTRVVHTILDVLAGRGVDLHWGDKVPSFLLANGFEQVHTRWVAETWAGGSAGCRLYADNATQLRDRLLAEDLSHDELDRFAELMADPAVLVRGYQFASTTGRKPR encoded by the coding sequence ATGACGGCCACCGCACCCACGCAGCGCTACCAGTTCCGCAACAGCCCTCACCAGCTCCACCCCCTGCAGGAGATGCTCGACCCGGTCACTCTCGACGACCTGACCCGCCTGGGAGTCAACCCCGGGCACACCGCCCTCGACGTTGGCGCCGGCGCCGGCTCCATCGCCCGGCACCTGTGCGAACTCGTCGGCCGCACCGGAAAGGTCATCGCCGTCGACATCGACACCAGCATGCTCAACCCCACCGGCGTGCTCGACGTCTACCAACGCGACCTGCGCACCCAGCCGCTGCCGGTCGAACCCGGCACCATCGACGTCGCCACCGCCCGCTGCGTCCTGGAACACCTACCGAACCGGCACCCGCTGCTCCACCAGATGATCAACGCGCTGCGCCCCGGCGGGCACCTCGTCCTCGGAGAGATCGTCTACGCGCCCGTGTCCGCGCACGCCCCCGCCGACAGCGACAACGACCTCGTCACCCGCGTCGTGCACACCATCCTCGACGTCCTCGCCGGCCGGGGGGTCGACCTGCACTGGGGCGACAAGGTTCCCTCCTTCCTGCTCGCCAACGGATTCGAGCAGGTCCACACCCGCTGGGTCGCCGAGACCTGGGCCGGGGGCAGTGCCGGCTGCCGCCTGTACGCCGACAACGCCACCCAGCTGCGCGACCGGCTCCTCGCCGAGGACCTGTCCCACGACGAGCTGGACCGGTTCGCCGAGCTGATGGCCGACCCGGCGGTGCTGGTGCGTGGCTACCAGTTCGCCTCCACTACCGGCCGCAAGCCCCGCTGA
- a CDS encoding DNA methyltransferase, whose protein sequence is MGRHRATPGPEGLSVWATAQSTGPVQRRGRYVRESVQHPARMLPAIAAHAVTAYTKPGDLVLDPMCGIGTTLVEAIHAGRDAIGIEYESRWSDIADANIKHAHTQGATGRAGVIRGDATSILSLVPGALAGQVALVVTSPPYGPTVHGLVRPGADGVAKFDNAYNDGTDRGNLAYRDLTGLADGFAQILAGCHTLLRPGGVVVVTARPWRKHGELVDLPSAVIGAGVRAGLTPVDRCVALLAAVRDGGLVARPSFFQLQAVRKARAAGTPMHLIAHEDVLVFVKSQELEAGVVA, encoded by the coding sequence ATCGGACGCCACCGGGCTACTCCCGGCCCGGAGGGCCTGTCGGTGTGGGCGACCGCCCAGTCCACCGGCCCCGTCCAGCGCCGCGGCCGCTACGTCCGTGAGTCGGTGCAGCACCCCGCGCGGATGCTCCCCGCGATCGCCGCGCACGCCGTCACCGCCTACACCAAGCCCGGGGACCTGGTGCTGGACCCCATGTGTGGGATCGGCACCACCCTGGTCGAGGCGATCCACGCCGGCCGGGACGCGATCGGGATCGAGTACGAGTCACGCTGGTCCGACATCGCCGACGCCAACATCAAGCACGCCCACACCCAGGGCGCGACCGGCCGGGCCGGTGTCATCCGCGGCGACGCCACCAGCATCCTGTCGCTCGTGCCCGGGGCCCTGGCCGGCCAGGTCGCCCTCGTCGTGACGTCGCCGCCGTACGGGCCGACCGTGCACGGCCTCGTCCGGCCCGGCGCCGACGGGGTGGCCAAGTTCGACAACGCCTACAACGACGGCACCGACCGCGGGAACCTCGCCTACCGGGACCTCACCGGCCTCGCCGACGGGTTCGCCCAGATCCTCGCCGGCTGCCACACCCTCCTGCGCCCCGGTGGGGTCGTCGTCGTGACCGCCCGACCGTGGCGCAAGCACGGGGAACTGGTCGACCTTCCGTCGGCTGTCATCGGCGCCGGCGTCCGCGCCGGCCTCACCCCTGTGGATCGGTGCGTGGCGCTGCTCGCCGCCGTCCGCGACGGCGGTCTCGTGGCCCGGCCGTCGTTCTTCCAACTCCAAGCCGTCCGTAAGGCGCGGGCCGCTGGCACCCCGATGCACCTGATCGCACACGAGGACGTCCTCGTGTTTGTCAAGAGCCAGGAGCTGGAAGCCGGGGTGGTGGCGTGA
- the dcm gene encoding DNA (cytosine-5-)-methyltransferase, whose protein sequence is MTIAHPTSPRIGSLCTGYGGLDMAVELVLGGHLAWYAETDRHATTVLAHHWPHVPNLGDIRTLDWSSVEPVDILTAGFPCQDISNAGKRAGITGEHSSVWNHVATAVRILRPRLLFVENVAALLRRGFDVVHADLAQIGYDTSWTCLRASDIGAAHRRDRLFLLATPTVRLGGGADAADTVRP, encoded by the coding sequence GTGACCATTGCCCACCCAACCTCCCCACGGATCGGATCGCTCTGCACCGGCTACGGCGGCCTCGACATGGCCGTCGAGCTGGTGCTCGGCGGTCACCTCGCCTGGTACGCCGAAACCGACCGGCACGCCACCACCGTCCTGGCCCACCACTGGCCCCACGTGCCCAACCTCGGCGACATCCGCACCCTCGACTGGAGCAGCGTCGAACCCGTCGACATCCTCACCGCCGGATTCCCCTGCCAGGACATCAGCAACGCCGGTAAACGCGCCGGCATCACCGGAGAGCACTCCAGCGTCTGGAACCACGTCGCCACGGCCGTTCGCATACTTCGACCCCGGTTGCTCTTCGTGGAGAACGTCGCCGCGCTCCTGCGACGCGGGTTCGACGTCGTCCACGCCGACCTGGCCCAGATCGGGTACGACACGAGCTGGACATGCCTACGCGCATCCGACATCGGCGCAGCCCACCGCCGGGACAGGCTATTCCTGCTGGCCACACCCACCGTTCGGCTGGGAGGGGGTGCGGACGCTGCCGACACCGTGCGCCCGTGA
- a CDS encoding NYN domain-containing protein gives MDHVRAALYLDFDNVFSGLYKLDPDVAVHFAEDPGGWLRRLATTATTDGVRRWLVLRCYLNPAGWVYRADPDGEQTRLYFSKFRPSFVRAGFDVIDCPRYSSTKNAADIRIVVDAVDALSADTRYEEFVIASGDSDMTPLLQRLRRSDRRTMIVSPADAAEAFTAIADQVLDSQHLLALVQGESVDLDDEADSEVEEGFDEHVNPADGDTPDAGQSEAYEAFRSIVTYEYTAATEPMNMASLASRLRTQLGPSVSDSNWFGFGSFARAVASLTLPNLRMSQHLLWDTRRHRAPTTATATPQRVALPDPVERLGHQLDLPRMPQPWWPAIYRTLAEYARSQRFNWTQCTSWARDQLREQGLPISRNAVGFVVRGTSFGGCPLHRQPPPTADEIAAAFVGNVLNRADAAEITFSDEEIATVRTWLGAPPENSTEQVGQAENSS, from the coding sequence GTGGATCACGTTCGGGCGGCGCTCTACCTCGACTTCGACAACGTGTTCAGCGGCCTCTACAAGTTGGACCCGGACGTGGCGGTTCACTTCGCCGAAGATCCGGGGGGATGGCTGCGCCGGCTAGCGACAACGGCCACGACGGACGGCGTACGGCGCTGGTTGGTCCTGCGCTGCTACCTCAACCCCGCGGGCTGGGTGTACCGCGCAGACCCGGATGGGGAGCAAACGCGGTTGTACTTCTCGAAGTTCCGGCCGTCGTTCGTCCGCGCCGGCTTCGATGTGATCGACTGCCCTCGCTACAGCAGCACGAAGAACGCGGCCGACATCAGGATCGTTGTCGACGCCGTTGACGCGCTGTCCGCCGACACCCGCTATGAGGAGTTCGTCATCGCTTCCGGCGACTCCGACATGACCCCGTTGCTGCAACGCCTACGCCGCTCCGACCGGCGAACCATGATCGTGTCACCGGCCGACGCGGCCGAGGCCTTCACCGCGATCGCCGACCAGGTTCTCGACAGCCAGCACCTGCTGGCACTGGTGCAGGGCGAGTCGGTCGACCTCGACGACGAGGCCGACAGCGAGGTGGAGGAGGGGTTCGACGAGCATGTGAACCCCGCCGACGGTGACACCCCTGACGCTGGTCAGAGCGAGGCGTACGAGGCCTTCCGGTCGATCGTGACCTACGAGTACACCGCAGCGACCGAGCCGATGAACATGGCTTCGCTCGCTTCCCGGCTGCGGACGCAGCTCGGTCCTTCGGTGAGCGACAGCAACTGGTTCGGCTTCGGCAGCTTCGCCCGGGCCGTGGCGAGCCTGACGTTGCCGAACCTGCGGATGTCGCAGCATCTGCTCTGGGACACCCGCCGCCACCGGGCTCCGACGACCGCCACCGCGACGCCGCAACGCGTCGCCCTGCCGGATCCCGTCGAGCGCCTGGGCCACCAGCTCGATCTGCCGCGAATGCCGCAACCCTGGTGGCCGGCGATCTACCGGACACTCGCCGAATACGCCAGATCCCAGCGGTTCAACTGGACGCAATGCACCAGCTGGGCCCGTGACCAGCTTCGCGAACAGGGTCTGCCTATCAGCCGCAACGCCGTCGGGTTTGTCGTGCGGGGCACATCGTTCGGCGGTTGCCCTCTGCACCGCCAACCCCCACCGACAGCCGACGAGATCGCAGCGGCGTTCGTCGGCAACGTTCTCAACCGCGCCGACGCTGCCGAGATTACGTTCTCCGACGAGGAGATCGCGACGGTCCGCACCTGGCTGGGCGCACCACCTGAGAACAGCACCGAGCAGGTAGGTCAAGCGGAGAACTCTTCGTAG
- a CDS encoding tyrosine-type recombinase/integrase: MTRTRSPGGALTKRCTCTDPDTGKRLGSRCPRLRRPGGGWHPTHGVWGYQLELPARPARPRRQLRRSGFDSRDTAAAELRHARALLDVADGDTHVAAQIGDLLHSCQPGTPLPDRDAVAARVRAGVPASVPTTTGEYLNAWLDGRRGLAEKTVRGYSDHIRLYLIPHLGAIPIQSLRTAHIEGMFTAIAVKQDEIRAARASSDPEIRANVKGVRPMGASSTHRLYATVRKALNDAVVRAKLIPTNPALGVELPTAKRPKARVWTAKAVEHWQSTGRRPSPVMVWMPQQAGQFLDHAQRHDIVLYAMFLLILHRGLRRGEACGLRDHDVDLDAGYLTVVEQITTVGYTPIVRPVKSDAGDRVIPLGPKTITALRSYLDMRRRWQQVNDTGWPDSGRFFVRPDGKAWHPQTISDRFDHLVATAGLPPVRLHDLRHCAATYLRHGGADMKEVQETLGHSTIGLTSDTYTTVILELERGSADAVADLIPRSSTAA; this comes from the coding sequence GTGACCCGCACCCGCAGCCCCGGAGGGGCCCTCACCAAACGCTGCACCTGCACCGACCCCGACACCGGCAAGAGGCTGGGGAGCCGGTGCCCGAGACTGCGCCGGCCGGGCGGCGGCTGGCACCCCACCCACGGGGTGTGGGGCTACCAACTCGAACTGCCCGCCCGACCCGCGCGGCCCCGCCGGCAGCTACGCCGGTCCGGCTTCGACAGCCGCGACACCGCCGCCGCCGAGTTGCGGCACGCCCGCGCGCTGCTCGATGTCGCCGACGGCGACACCCACGTCGCGGCGCAGATCGGAGACCTGCTGCACTCCTGCCAGCCCGGCACCCCGCTGCCCGACCGCGACGCGGTTGCCGCCCGTGTCCGCGCCGGCGTGCCCGCCTCCGTGCCGACCACCACCGGCGAGTACCTGAATGCGTGGCTGGACGGACGGCGGGGACTGGCGGAGAAGACGGTGCGCGGCTACTCCGACCACATCCGCCTCTACCTGATCCCCCACCTCGGTGCCATCCCGATCCAGAGCCTACGGACGGCCCACATCGAGGGCATGTTCACCGCCATCGCGGTCAAGCAGGACGAGATCCGCGCCGCCCGCGCGAGCAGCGACCCCGAGATCCGGGCGAACGTGAAGGGCGTCCGGCCGATGGGCGCATCGAGCACACACCGGCTGTACGCCACGGTGCGCAAGGCACTCAACGACGCCGTCGTCCGCGCAAAGCTGATACCCACCAACCCCGCCCTCGGCGTCGAGTTGCCCACCGCGAAACGACCCAAGGCGCGGGTCTGGACCGCCAAGGCGGTCGAGCACTGGCAGTCCACCGGCAGGCGTCCCAGCCCGGTCATGGTGTGGATGCCGCAACAGGCCGGACAGTTCCTCGACCACGCGCAACGCCACGACATCGTCCTCTACGCGATGTTCCTGCTCATCCTGCACCGCGGCCTACGCCGCGGCGAGGCCTGCGGTCTCCGCGACCACGACGTCGACCTCGACGCCGGCTACCTCACCGTCGTAGAACAGATCACCACCGTCGGCTACACCCCCATCGTCCGGCCGGTGAAAAGCGACGCCGGCGACCGGGTCATCCCCCTCGGCCCGAAAACGATCACCGCCCTGCGCTCCTACCTCGACATGCGCCGCCGCTGGCAACAGGTCAACGACACCGGATGGCCCGACAGCGGCCGATTCTTCGTCCGCCCCGACGGCAAAGCCTGGCACCCCCAGACAATCAGCGACCGCTTCGACCACCTCGTCGCCACCGCAGGCCTGCCACCCGTACGGCTGCACGACCTGCGGCACTGCGCCGCCACCTACCTGCGCCACGGCGGCGCCGACATGAAGGAGGTCCAGGAGACCCTCGGTCACTCCACCATCGGCCTGACCTCCGACACTTACACCACCGTCATCCTCGAACTCGAACGGGGCAGCGCCGACGCCGTCGCCGACCTCATCCCGCGCAGCAGCACGGCCGCATAG
- a CDS encoding PrgI family protein, which produces MSRDRRDEQAVTARMPADVDAPDKVLYGLTFRQLAILAVAAVIFYGAWRALHAIVPAPVLLGAAVVLGGLVFGLAVGRRDGLPMDVWLAFAVRHSRAPRALSTTDTTAKTPDWVQAPASKVMLPAPLKLPADAIDDHGEISLGGVKAAMVAATSVNLALRTADEQAALVDTFGRWLNSLSTPTQIVVSAQPVDLHSAARTLARAADGMPHPALADAAADHARFLDDLAERRDPLRRQVLIVTRTTSGERSEHAARRRADQTVRSLSGLGVTTRALDGHATTAALAAAADPYRPPRPGGLAAPDTTITAPPAKRPRTRRTS; this is translated from the coding sequence ATGAGCCGCGACCGGCGTGACGAACAGGCCGTCACCGCCCGCATGCCCGCCGACGTGGACGCGCCGGACAAGGTGCTCTACGGGCTGACGTTCCGGCAACTCGCGATCCTCGCCGTCGCCGCCGTCATCTTCTACGGCGCTTGGCGCGCCCTCCACGCGATCGTGCCCGCACCGGTGCTACTCGGCGCCGCGGTCGTCCTCGGCGGCCTGGTGTTCGGCCTCGCTGTCGGCCGCCGCGACGGACTGCCCATGGACGTGTGGCTGGCCTTCGCAGTCCGCCACTCCCGGGCACCACGCGCGTTGTCCACCACCGACACCACCGCGAAGACACCCGACTGGGTGCAGGCCCCGGCGTCGAAGGTGATGCTGCCGGCGCCGCTGAAACTGCCCGCCGACGCCATCGACGACCACGGGGAGATCAGCCTCGGCGGTGTGAAGGCGGCGATGGTCGCGGCGACCAGCGTCAACCTCGCTTTGCGCACCGCCGACGAGCAGGCCGCCCTGGTCGACACCTTCGGCCGGTGGCTCAACAGCCTGTCCACGCCGACGCAGATCGTGGTGTCGGCGCAGCCGGTCGACCTGCACTCCGCCGCCCGCACCCTCGCCCGGGCGGCGGACGGGATGCCGCACCCGGCTCTTGCGGACGCGGCGGCCGACCACGCCCGTTTCCTCGACGACCTCGCCGAGCGGCGGGATCCGCTGCGCCGGCAGGTCCTCATCGTCACCCGCACCACCAGCGGTGAACGGAGCGAGCACGCCGCCCGGCGCCGCGCCGACCAGACGGTCCGGTCCCTGTCCGGGCTGGGCGTCACCACCCGCGCCCTCGACGGCCACGCCACCACCGCCGCCCTGGCCGCCGCGGCCGACCCCTACCGGCCGCCCCGCCCCGGCGGCCTCGCCGCACCCGACACCACCATCACCGCGCCTCCGGCGAAGAGGCCACGCACCAGGAGGACATCATGA
- a CDS encoding conjugal transfer protein TrbL family protein, giving the protein MAWALNQILDWFAGLLLDCLNGLITAITHALLITPDVTSLPQVQALTGRSIWVVDAVFVLVFVAAGVLTMVAGGDERARYTAKDLLPRCVVGFVTAHFSQLIAGTLIEYANAFTAALTAQDFNGDGALNAVRTHLMAARDQTAGLLFVVCLAIIVFLLAATACSVIVRFAVALVLTAVAPIALACHALPQTDGVARMWWRSYVAMLATPVVQAFVLFAGQWMLLDTSTMLPLLGLPVEPGGVLNLFVVMVLLWTTLKVPGLMRRYATSGGGGRGGNVLGAVVRVVVVQQLTRGLRIPGLGAVRR; this is encoded by the coding sequence ATGGCCTGGGCGCTCAACCAGATCCTCGACTGGTTCGCCGGCCTGCTGCTGGACTGTCTGAACGGGCTCATCACCGCGATCACCCACGCGCTGCTGATCACCCCGGACGTGACCAGCCTGCCGCAGGTGCAGGCGCTGACCGGGCGGTCGATCTGGGTCGTCGACGCAGTATTCGTCCTGGTGTTCGTCGCCGCCGGTGTCCTGACCATGGTCGCCGGCGGCGACGAACGCGCCCGCTACACCGCCAAGGATCTCCTGCCGCGGTGCGTCGTCGGGTTCGTCACCGCCCACTTCTCCCAACTGATCGCCGGCACGCTCATCGAGTACGCCAACGCGTTCACCGCCGCACTGACCGCGCAGGACTTCAACGGCGACGGGGCGTTGAACGCCGTCAGGACCCACCTGATGGCCGCGCGTGACCAGACCGCCGGTCTGCTGTTCGTCGTCTGCCTGGCGATCATCGTGTTCCTGCTCGCCGCCACCGCCTGCAGTGTGATCGTCCGCTTCGCGGTCGCGCTGGTGCTCACCGCGGTCGCGCCGATCGCCCTTGCGTGCCACGCCCTGCCGCAAACCGACGGCGTGGCCCGCATGTGGTGGCGGTCGTACGTCGCCATGCTGGCGACCCCGGTGGTGCAGGCATTCGTACTATTCGCCGGACAGTGGATGCTGCTGGACACCAGCACCATGCTGCCGCTGCTCGGCCTGCCGGTCGAACCGGGTGGCGTGCTCAACCTGTTCGTCGTGATGGTCCTGCTGTGGACCACGCTCAAGGTGCCGGGGCTGATGCGCCGCTACGCCACCAGCGGCGGAGGCGGGCGTGGCGGCAACGTGCTCGGCGCCGTCGTGCGGGTCGTCGTGGTGCAGCAGCTCACCCGCGGGCTGCGCATCCCCGGCCTTGGGGCGGTGCGACGATGA
- a CDS encoding pilin: MFRPLLARSHALTIALSHALMTTRALRLVARVAAPAAAAAMVTLAVPAVAYADPGGPVVLAANDLPTVIANLQTWVMGILAAVATLFLVLAGVYWATAGGDPAQVDKAKGALKNALIGYGLAVLAPILLEVVQGIVGG, translated from the coding sequence ATGTTCCGCCCGCTGTTGGCACGTTCACATGCCCTGACCATCGCCCTCTCCCACGCACTGATGACGACCCGCGCGCTTCGCCTCGTCGCCCGGGTCGCCGCGCCCGCCGCGGCGGCGGCTATGGTGACGCTGGCCGTGCCGGCCGTCGCTTACGCCGACCCGGGCGGCCCGGTCGTCCTGGCCGCCAACGACCTGCCCACCGTCATCGCCAACCTGCAGACCTGGGTGATGGGCATCCTGGCCGCCGTCGCCACCCTGTTCCTGGTCCTGGCCGGGGTGTACTGGGCCACCGCCGGCGGCGATCCGGCCCAGGTCGACAAGGCCAAGGGCGCACTGAAGAACGCCCTGATCGGCTACGGCCTGGCCGTACTCGCGCCCATCCTGCTGGAGGTCGTCCAGGGAATCGTCGGAGGCTGA